The following nucleotide sequence is from Dehalogenimonas formicexedens.
AGTGATTTCACCTCGTTCCAGCATGCCTAAAACATCTTCTTTTTCCGGTTCCGTTTGCACCGCCGGCTCGAATTCCACCATCTTAAGCTTGCCAGCCAGTTTGTCCAGCCGGTTCTTCACCGTAGGGTAGCTGATGCCGAACATGCGCTCCATATCCTTGATCGAGCCATGGGCGCTGATAAAAGCCATGACAAAAACCTGGTCATCCGATTCAAGTTGCGCCAGAGGGGGCAGGGCGAACTCACCCTCGATGGCAATCCCGGAATCCGCGAGTTTTACCCTCTCGACGACAATCGAACCCCCACCGGTAAGCCTGGTAAGTTCGGTCCAATCTCTAATCATTTTCAACTCCACTTGGCGGCGACTTTAACTTTTATGACCTTATTATAGCCTGCTTTTTGATATTGTCAATAGTCTTTTCAATAATTTTTATTTCTTTGGTCGTTGATATTGATTTTATTGATTTATAAGCTTTTGCCGAGCACACGCCTTTATGAATACAAGCCTACACGGAAACCTCATCAAGACATGATTATTGCGGGCGGGTCCAAGACCCGCCCCTACGCCTCGTTTCTTGGGGGGAGGATGGATGGAGCGGGCGAGCGGCCGCTCGCCCCTGCAAAAAACAAGTCCGCTCATGGTTCATTTCGCCAGGCTCAGCCCAGCAAAGGCTCCCCGACTTCATCGAGGGGCGAGCACCACGAACGGACTTAGAAGCGCAGGATAATACTAATGAACGGCGCTAGACAAACCGGGTGATATGTTGCTTAAGGAAGGCGGCAATCTCAGCCTTATCATAGGGCCATGCGTATACCGTTTCGATCCTGGGGTGATCTTCCTGGAAGATTCTTATGGCGGCTGGGATCTCGGCTTCGGCGTGTTCGCCGCCACGGGTCATCATGGGAGTGGCAACAATGATTTTTTCAGGGCTTTCATCGGCGGCGATTTCAAGCGCGGTGGCTACATCCGGAGCGCAGAATTCGTTGTAGCCGACAACCACCTTGAAGCCGGTGGCCAGTGAAAGTTCGGAGGCCAAAGCCTCGGATGCCGCATAAAAGGGGTCATTGGCGGCGGTACGGGGCCAATTCTTGATTTTCTCTTCCAGTTCGGCATACCTAGGATTGACCACGGCGCCGTGACCCCCTTCCCGCTTCATCTTGCCATAGATAACGAAAAACTCGGAAAGTTCCTGGCGGGGAAAATCGGTGGGGGGAGCGCCATGCATCACGAGAACGATTATTGTTTTCATAACTCCCATATTAGCATAAAAACACCCGGTCTCAACCCAAATATAAGTGTCTTTGGCAATCATAATTGCGTAAGACTACTTATTTCAGTTCGGTCTTAAATTAGTTTATAATATGTTTTATGAGATTTTTACAGATTTTTTTGGCGTGAACGAAGACCTGCTTACGATCAGCGAGGCCGCCGACGCTCTTGGGGTCAGTGAGCCGGCTCTGCGTACCTGGACCGACGAGGGACAGATCAAAGCCTTCGTAACGCCCGGGGGACACCGGCGGTATCTCAAGTCCGAACTCAAGAAATTCATCGGACTGAATCAAAAACGGTTGGGAATCAAAAGCCTGACCGAAAAGCTGGAAAGCACCGCTGCCCTTCACCGGGAAATCGGAGCCACCATGGCCGCCACAGACCCCTGGCGTGAGCACCTCGATGAAACCACCCAACTGAGGTTCGGGGACCTCGGCAGGCGGCTACTCGGATTATTGACCCAATGCGTCACCAAACCCTCCAGGCCGGAGGAAACCATAGATGCCGCGAGAGAAATCGGCCGAAGCTATGGCGAATTGACCAAGCATCTCGAAATACCGGTGGGGGCTTCGGTCCGCGCTTTCATCCAACACAGGCAGCCGATGCTCACCGCTACTTTCGACATGATGAAGCGGGGCGAAGTAACCGAACGCCAGATAGCCGAGGCAATCCCACTGGTCGACCGGGCTATGGATGAAGCCCTGATCTCTCTGGTCGAGGCTCATGAAAGAACGACTCTTATCACAGGCGAGGAAACTCACGATTGAACAACGAACTTGCACCCGCTCCTCAACTTGTTGCCTGGGAAATCACTCGAAGCTGTAACCTTTCCTGCGCCCACTGCCGGGCCTCGGCGCAAAGCGGCGGTTACGAAGGCGAACTCTCGACCGAAGAGTGTTTCAAACTGGTCGATCAAATTGCCGAAGTGGGGAAACCGATCCTGATCCTGACCGGCGGCGAACCTCTTCTTCGCGGAGACGTCTTCGACATCGGCAAATACGCCATCGGTAAAGGGCTGCGAGTGGTGATGGGGACCAACGGCACCATGGTCACTGAAGAGATCGCTTCCAGAATGAAAACTGTGCCGCTTTCCCGTATCAGCATCAGCCTCGATTATCCAACCCCCGAGCTCCAGGATGAATTCCGCGGCGCCAAAGGAGCCTTCGAGTCCGCCCTGGCCGGGATAAGGAATGCCCAGAAGGCGGGTATTGAAGTCCAGATCAATATGACGGTGACCCGGAAAAACGCCGAATATCTGCCTGCACTCGTCGGCCTGGCGCTCGAACTCGGAGTCGCCGCCTTCCACCCGTTCATGCTGGTGCCCACGGGCCGGGGCAAAGGTCTGGCTCAAGAGGAACTGTCGCCCGACGATTATGAATCCACGCTCAAATGGATCTACCAGAAACAAAAAGAACTAGGGGACAAGTTGAATTTCAAGCCGACCGACGCCCCCCATTATTACCGGATAGTCCAGCAGTGCGGCGGCACGGTCAGTTT
It contains:
- a CDS encoding DUF2089 domain-containing protein, whose product is MIRDWTELTRLTGGGSIVVERVKLADSGIAIEGEFALPPLAQLESDDQVFVMAFISAHGSIKDMERMFGISYPTVKNRLDKLAGKLKMVEFEPAVQTEPEKEDVLGMLERGEITAEEAVRRLS
- a CDS encoding sirohydrochlorin chelatase — protein: MKTIIVLVMHGAPPTDFPRQELSEFFVIYGKMKREGGHGAVVNPRYAELEEKIKNWPRTAANDPFYAASEALASELSLATGFKVVVGYNEFCAPDVATALEIAADESPEKIIVATPMMTRGGEHAEAEIPAAIRIFQEDHPRIETVYAWPYDKAEIAAFLKQHITRFV
- a CDS encoding MerR family transcriptional regulator: MNEDLLTISEAADALGVSEPALRTWTDEGQIKAFVTPGGHRRYLKSELKKFIGLNQKRLGIKSLTEKLESTAALHREIGATMAATDPWREHLDETTQLRFGDLGRRLLGLLTQCVTKPSRPEETIDAAREIGRSYGELTKHLEIPVGASVRAFIQHRQPMLTATFDMMKRGEVTERQIAEAIPLVDRAMDEALISLVEAHERTTLITGEETHD
- a CDS encoding radical SAM/SPASM domain-containing protein, encoding MNNELAPAPQLVAWEITRSCNLSCAHCRASAQSGGYEGELSTEECFKLVDQIAEVGKPILILTGGEPLLRGDVFDIGKYAIGKGLRVVMGTNGTMVTEEIASRMKTVPLSRISISLDYPTPELQDEFRGAKGAFESALAGIRNAQKAGIEVQINMTVTRKNAEYLPALVGLALELGVAAFHPFMLVPTGRGKGLAQEELSPDDYESTLKWIYQKQKELGDKLNFKPTDAPHYYRIVQQCGGTVSFGHGHRPSQGQQTGHQGMNAHTRGCLAGTGFCFISHTGKVQGCGYLDIEAGDIRENTFSEVWNESPLFREIRDLSKLKGKCGRCEFKTVCGGCRARAYETSGDYLAAEPYCAYRPSGIAAGTN